The Micromonospora sp. WMMD961 genome has a segment encoding these proteins:
- a CDS encoding bifunctional methylenetetrahydrofolate dehydrogenase/methenyltetrahydrofolate cyclohydrolase has translation MTATLLDGKATAAEIKDELRIRVKALAERGITPGLGTVLVGTDPGSQAYVNGKHRDCAEVGIASIRRELPADATQQQVDDVVAELNADPACHGYIVQLPLPAHLDTQRVLELIDPDKDADGLHPVNLGRLVLGYDGPLPCTPRGIVELLRRHDVALRGATVAVVGRGNTVGRPLGLLLTRRSENATVTLCHTGTLDLASHTRAADIVIVAAGVPGLLTADMINPGAVVVDVGITRVIGADGKGRYTGDVDPEVAETAGALVPMPGGVGPMTRAMLLTNVVERAERG, from the coding sequence GTGACGGCGACGCTTCTGGACGGCAAGGCAACCGCAGCTGAGATCAAGGACGAGCTGCGAATCCGGGTGAAGGCACTCGCGGAACGCGGCATCACCCCCGGGCTGGGCACGGTCCTGGTCGGGACGGACCCGGGCAGTCAGGCGTACGTCAACGGCAAGCACCGCGACTGCGCCGAGGTGGGCATCGCCTCGATCCGCCGGGAGTTGCCGGCCGACGCCACCCAGCAGCAGGTCGACGACGTGGTGGCCGAACTGAACGCCGACCCGGCGTGCCACGGCTACATCGTCCAGCTGCCGCTGCCCGCCCACCTCGACACCCAGCGCGTGCTGGAGCTGATCGACCCGGACAAGGACGCCGACGGCCTGCACCCGGTCAACCTGGGCCGGCTCGTCCTCGGCTACGACGGCCCGCTGCCCTGCACCCCGCGCGGCATCGTCGAACTGCTCCGCCGTCACGACGTGGCGCTGCGCGGTGCCACCGTCGCTGTCGTCGGCCGGGGTAACACCGTCGGCCGACCGCTCGGCCTGCTGCTCACCCGGCGTTCCGAAAACGCCACGGTCACCCTGTGCCACACCGGCACCCTCGACCTCGCCTCGCACACCCGTGCCGCCGACATCGTCATCGTCGCGGCCGGCGTACCGGGCCTGCTCACCGCCGACATGATCAACCCGGGCGCGGTCGTGGTGGACGTCGGCATCACGCGGGTGATCGGGGCGGACGGCAAGGGCCGTTACACCGGCGACGTGGACCCGGAGGTGGCCGAGACGGCCGGCGCGCTGGTCCCCATGCCCGGCGGAGTCGGGCCGATGACCCGGGCCATGCTGCTCACCAACGTGGTGGAGCGCGCGGAGCGCGGCTGA
- a CDS encoding ABC transporter substrate-binding protein — MRVRRLAAWTALPLAVTLGLAACGSGGDGGSGGSDGSAVSIQIGEPKHLVPTNTTETSGAQVLTGLFSPLVDYDAQNKPYEVAAQSITSSDNKVWTIKLKDGYTFHNGEKVTSEDYINAWNYGAYAPNGQDSNYFFEKIAGYTDLQGKEPKAKEMSGLKKVDDLTFSVTLADPYIDFRTMLGYTAFYPMPDAAFSAPGVLKDSYEQAPIGQGPFKMKGTWQHDSKIDVERYDAYPGEKPKVKNVEFRIYQQLTAAYADVLADNLDVLPTIPTESLSTAPSDLGDRYQTSPMSSFQFLAFPTFDKDYSNPDVRKAISMAIDRDEITKSVFKGSQTPARSFVSPVLPGYRENTAGTAAEFNPTEAKKLYQAAGGPSKIVISYNGDGGHKDWVDATVNQLKANLGVDAVGSAEPKFADLLTKVEKKQPVGAFRMGWVMDYPTMEDYLGPLYSTNGSSNYYGYSSPEFDRLVKEGSAAKTQDEAIAKYQQAEDILAKDMPVIPLRFGENVFGHSSKVKNVEMDLFQRVNLVKIEAAS; from the coding sequence ATGCGAGTTCGTAGACTCGCCGCCTGGACCGCCCTCCCGCTCGCGGTGACGCTGGGCCTCGCGGCCTGCGGCAGCGGCGGAGACGGTGGATCCGGTGGCAGCGACGGTTCGGCGGTCAGCATCCAGATCGGCGAGCCGAAGCACCTGGTTCCCACCAACACCACCGAGACGTCCGGCGCACAGGTGCTCACCGGCCTGTTCAGCCCGCTCGTCGACTACGACGCCCAGAACAAGCCGTACGAGGTCGCCGCGCAGTCGATCACCTCGTCCGACAACAAGGTCTGGACGATCAAGCTCAAGGACGGCTACACCTTCCACAACGGCGAGAAGGTCACGTCCGAGGACTACATCAACGCCTGGAACTACGGCGCGTACGCCCCCAACGGTCAGGACAGCAACTACTTCTTCGAGAAGATCGCTGGCTACACGGACCTGCAGGGCAAGGAGCCGAAGGCCAAGGAGATGTCCGGCCTGAAGAAGGTCGACGACCTCACCTTCAGCGTGACGCTGGCCGACCCGTACATCGACTTCCGGACGATGCTCGGCTACACCGCCTTCTACCCGATGCCGGACGCCGCGTTCTCGGCTCCGGGCGTGCTCAAGGACTCCTACGAGCAGGCGCCGATCGGGCAGGGCCCCTTCAAGATGAAGGGCACCTGGCAGCACGACAGCAAGATCGATGTCGAGCGCTACGACGCGTACCCGGGTGAGAAGCCCAAGGTGAAGAACGTCGAGTTCCGGATCTACCAGCAGCTCACCGCGGCCTACGCGGACGTCCTGGCGGACAACCTGGACGTGCTGCCCACGATCCCGACCGAGAGCCTGAGCACCGCGCCGAGCGACCTGGGCGACCGGTACCAGACCAGCCCGATGTCGTCGTTCCAGTTCCTGGCGTTCCCGACGTTCGACAAGGACTACAGCAACCCGGACGTCCGTAAGGCCATCTCGATGGCGATCGACCGTGACGAGATCACCAAGTCGGTCTTCAAGGGCTCGCAGACGCCGGCGCGCTCCTTCGTCTCGCCGGTCCTGCCGGGCTACCGGGAGAACACCGCGGGCACGGCCGCCGAGTTCAACCCGACCGAGGCCAAGAAGCTCTACCAGGCCGCCGGTGGCCCGTCGAAGATCGTCATCTCCTACAACGGCGACGGCGGTCACAAGGACTGGGTCGACGCCACGGTCAACCAGCTCAAGGCCAACCTGGGTGTCGACGCCGTCGGTTCGGCCGAGCCGAAGTTCGCCGACCTGCTCACCAAGGTCGAGAAGAAGCAGCCGGTGGGTGCCTTCCGGATGGGTTGGGTCATGGACTACCCGACCATGGAGGACTACCTCGGCCCGCTGTACAGCACGAACGGCTCGTCGAACTACTACGGCTACAGCAGCCCGGAGTTCGACAGGCTGGTCAAGGAGGGTTCCGCCGCCAAGACGCAGGACGAGGCGATCGCCAAGTACCAGCAGGCGGAGGACATCCTGGCCAAGGACATGCCGGTGATCCCGCTCCGCTTCGGCGAGAACGTGTTCGGCCACTCGTCCAAGGTCAAGAACGTGGAGATGGACCTGTTCCAGCGGGTCAACCTCGTCAAGATCGAAGCGGCCAGCTGA
- a CDS encoding ABC transporter permease encodes MFRYILRRLLQMVLAFFGTTLIVYALTFAGQGDPIQALAGERPVTPAQRAYLTEKYHLDATGVGGFFYRYFDYVKNLLQGNLGESLTGRNIGDILQQAWPVTVRLALIALAVAIIFGVSAGVIAGIRRAGIFDNSTLVLTLLVLGIPTIVLAPLAQFFLGVKWQLFPPTAGSDPSFYALLLPGIVLGSLSLATALRLTRASVAENLRADYVRTARSKGLVKRRIVIVHVLRNSLIPVITFLGVELGNLMSGAIITEGVFNIPGVGFNLFRGIRTEDGPLVVGIVSVLVVVYLVSNLVVDVLYAVLDPRIRYE; translated from the coding sequence ATGTTCCGCTACATCTTGCGGCGCCTACTGCAGATGGTCCTGGCGTTCTTCGGGACCACCCTGATCGTCTACGCGCTGACATTCGCCGGGCAGGGTGACCCGATCCAGGCGCTCGCCGGTGAGCGGCCGGTGACGCCAGCCCAACGGGCCTACCTGACCGAGAAGTACCACCTGGACGCCACCGGCGTCGGTGGCTTCTTCTACCGCTACTTCGACTACGTGAAGAACCTGCTCCAGGGCAACCTGGGCGAGTCACTCACCGGTCGGAACATCGGCGACATTCTCCAGCAGGCCTGGCCGGTCACCGTACGGCTCGCGCTCATCGCGCTCGCCGTGGCGATCATCTTCGGGGTCAGTGCCGGAGTGATCGCCGGCATTCGCCGGGCCGGCATCTTCGACAACTCGACGCTGGTGCTGACCCTGTTGGTGCTGGGCATCCCGACCATCGTGCTGGCGCCGCTGGCGCAGTTCTTCCTAGGCGTCAAGTGGCAGCTCTTCCCGCCCACGGCCGGCTCCGACCCGTCGTTCTACGCGCTCCTGCTGCCAGGCATCGTGCTCGGCTCGCTGTCGCTGGCCACCGCGCTGCGGCTCACCCGCGCCTCGGTGGCGGAGAACCTGCGTGCGGACTACGTCCGGACCGCCCGGTCGAAGGGCCTGGTCAAGCGCCGCATCGTCATCGTCCACGTACTGCGCAACTCCCTCATCCCGGTCATCACCTTCCTCGGTGTGGAGCTGGGCAACCTGATGAGCGGCGCGATCATCACCGAGGGCGTCTTCAACATCCCCGGCGTGGGCTTCAACCTGTTCCGCGGCATCCGCACCGAGGACGGCCCCCTGGTGGTGGGCATCGTCAGTGTGCTCGTCGTGGTCTACCTGGTCTCGAACCTGGTGGTGGACGTCCTGTACGCCGTACTCGACCCGAGGATCCGCTATGAGTGA
- a CDS encoding ABC transporter permease → MSDFETVASSENQAARRGPSGEPGTPNQVGTPNKPRSLAGDAWRDLRRNPIFWISLTLVVIFTLMALLPGVFTANNPNDCLLSRQHAGPSGGAIFGYDFQGCDTYSRAVYGTRASLLVGALAALGTGIIALVIGMLAGYFGRWVDAVLSRVIDVVLGIPLLLAAIVLLKRVSSDSQWARIGAVVFVLALLGWTTAARVVRSSVITAKEQDYVAAARMLGAGNSRIMWRHILPNSLAPVIVVLTIALGSFIAAEATLSFLGIGLKAPTISWGQDIDTGRIHMREAATPLIVPSAFLALTVLAFIMLGDAIRDAFDPKLR, encoded by the coding sequence ATGAGCGACTTCGAAACCGTGGCCTCCAGCGAGAACCAGGCCGCGCGGCGTGGCCCCTCGGGCGAGCCGGGAACACCAAACCAGGTCGGTACGCCGAACAAGCCCCGCAGCCTGGCCGGAGACGCCTGGCGCGACCTGCGCCGCAACCCGATCTTCTGGATCTCGCTGACGCTGGTGGTCATCTTCACCCTGATGGCGCTGCTCCCCGGGGTGTTCACCGCCAACAACCCGAACGACTGCCTGCTGTCCCGGCAGCACGCCGGGCCGTCCGGCGGGGCCATCTTCGGGTACGACTTCCAGGGGTGCGACACCTACTCCCGGGCGGTCTACGGCACCCGGGCCTCGCTGCTGGTCGGCGCGCTCGCGGCGCTCGGCACCGGGATCATCGCCCTGGTGATCGGCATGCTGGCCGGTTACTTCGGCCGGTGGGTCGACGCGGTGCTCTCCCGGGTGATCGACGTGGTGCTCGGCATTCCGCTGCTGCTGGCCGCGATCGTGCTGCTCAAGCGGGTGTCCAGCGACAGCCAGTGGGCGCGGATCGGTGCGGTCGTCTTCGTGCTGGCCCTCCTCGGCTGGACCACCGCCGCCCGGGTGGTCCGCTCCTCGGTGATCACCGCCAAGGAGCAGGACTACGTCGCCGCGGCGCGGATGCTCGGCGCCGGCAACAGCCGGATCATGTGGCGGCACATCCTGCCGAACTCGCTGGCCCCGGTCATCGTCGTGCTGACCATCGCGCTCGGCTCGTTCATCGCGGCCGAGGCGACGCTCTCCTTCCTGGGCATCGGCCTGAAGGCGCCGACCATCTCGTGGGGGCAGGACATCGACACCGGCCGGATCCACATGCGGGAGGCGGCCACGCCGTTGATCGTCCCGTCGGCGTTCCTCGCGCTGACCGTGCTGGCGTTCATCATGCTCGGCGACGCGATCCGTGACGCCTTCGACCCGAAGCTGCGGTGA
- a CDS encoding ABC transporter ATP-binding protein, with protein MTVQPTPASATPEGGHLLELRDLHVEFRTNEGVARVINGVSYHLDAGETLAVLGESGSGKSVTAQAIMGILDTPPAFVRSGQILYRGQDLLTSSEEQRRQVRGKEIAMIFQDALSALNPVFPVGWQIGETLRQRGGMSRADARRRAIELMDLVKIPGAAKRIGDYPHQFSGGMRQRVMIAMALALDPKVLIADEPTTALDVTVQAQIMDLLADLRRELNMAMILITHDLGVVAGVADRIAVMYAGRIVEHADVRSLYKAPAHPYTKGLLESIPRLDVRGEELSTIKGLPPNLMRIPSGCPFHPRCPYVQQVCVDVVPHDLVLGDGRTSACHFAQEVRDDSVAR; from the coding sequence ATGACCGTTCAACCCACACCCGCCTCCGCCACGCCCGAGGGCGGCCACCTGCTCGAGTTGCGGGACCTGCACGTCGAGTTCCGCACCAACGAGGGTGTGGCCCGCGTGATCAACGGCGTGTCGTACCACCTGGACGCCGGCGAGACACTTGCCGTGCTCGGCGAGTCGGGCTCGGGCAAGTCGGTCACCGCCCAGGCGATCATGGGCATCCTGGACACCCCGCCCGCGTTCGTCCGCTCCGGCCAGATCCTCTACCGGGGTCAGGACCTGCTCACCAGCTCCGAGGAGCAGCGTCGACAGGTACGCGGCAAGGAGATCGCGATGATCTTCCAGGACGCACTCTCCGCCCTGAACCCGGTGTTCCCGGTCGGCTGGCAGATCGGTGAGACGTTGCGTCAACGCGGGGGCATGTCCCGGGCCGACGCCCGGCGGCGCGCCATCGAGTTGATGGACCTGGTCAAGATCCCGGGCGCCGCCAAGCGCATCGGCGACTACCCGCACCAGTTCTCCGGCGGCATGCGGCAGCGCGTCATGATCGCCATGGCGCTGGCGCTGGACCCGAAGGTGTTGATCGCCGACGAGCCCACCACGGCCCTCGACGTGACCGTCCAGGCCCAGATCATGGACCTGCTCGCCGACCTGCGCCGCGAACTCAACATGGCGATGATCCTGATCACCCACGACCTGGGAGTGGTCGCCGGTGTCGCGGACCGGATCGCCGTCATGTACGCCGGTCGGATCGTCGAGCACGCGGACGTCCGCTCGCTCTACAAGGCGCCCGCCCACCCGTACACCAAGGGGTTGTTGGAGTCGATCCCGCGCCTGGACGTCCGTGGCGAGGAGCTGTCGACGATCAAGGGGTTGCCGCCGAACCTGATGCGCATCCCGTCCGGCTGCCCGTTCCACCCCCGGTGCCCGTACGTCCAGCAGGTCTGCGTGGACGTCGTACCGCACGACCTGGTCCTCGGCGACGGCCGGACCAGCGCTTGCCACTTCGCGCAGGAGGTCCGTGATGACAGCGTCGCCCGCTAA
- a CDS encoding dipeptide ABC transporter ATP-binding protein translates to MTASPANPTKVRGEAILSVDNLVKHFPITQGVLFQRQVGAVKAVDGVSFELRRGETLGVVGESGCGKSTLARLLMRLETPTSGSATLEGRDLFKASGGELRRVRRNMQMVMQDPYTSLNPRMTVGDIIGEPFEIHPDAAPKGSKQRRVQELLDLVGLNPEHINRYPHQFSGGQRQRIGIARALALRPDVIVCDEPVSALDVSIQAQVINLLKQLQDELGLSYIFIAHDLSVVRHIADRVAVMYLGRIVEIGTEDEIYERATHPYTQALLSAVPVPDPEARDQRTMIRLVGDVPSPADPPSGCHFRTRCWKAQDICAKEDPQAVPRAADPHPSACHFAELHPTP, encoded by the coding sequence ATGACAGCGTCGCCCGCTAACCCCACCAAGGTCCGCGGCGAGGCCATCCTCTCCGTCGACAACCTGGTGAAGCACTTCCCGATCACCCAGGGCGTGCTGTTCCAGCGGCAGGTCGGCGCGGTCAAGGCCGTCGACGGGGTGAGCTTCGAGCTGCGTCGGGGAGAGACGCTCGGTGTCGTCGGCGAGTCCGGCTGCGGCAAGTCCACCCTCGCCCGGCTGCTGATGCGGCTGGAGACGCCCACCTCGGGAAGCGCGACCCTGGAGGGCCGGGACCTGTTCAAGGCCTCCGGTGGTGAACTGCGCCGGGTGCGCCGCAACATGCAGATGGTGATGCAGGACCCGTACACCTCGCTCAACCCGCGGATGACCGTCGGCGACATCATCGGCGAGCCGTTCGAGATCCACCCGGATGCCGCGCCCAAGGGCAGCAAGCAGCGGCGTGTCCAGGAACTGTTGGACCTGGTCGGGCTCAACCCGGAGCACATCAACAGGTACCCGCACCAGTTCTCCGGCGGCCAGCGTCAGCGCATTGGCATCGCCCGGGCGCTCGCGCTCCGGCCCGACGTGATCGTCTGCGACGAGCCGGTGTCGGCGCTCGACGTCTCCATCCAGGCCCAGGTGATCAACCTGCTCAAGCAGTTGCAGGACGAGCTGGGACTGTCGTACATCTTCATCGCCCACGACTTGTCCGTGGTGCGGCACATCGCCGACCGGGTCGCGGTGATGTACCTCGGTCGGATCGTGGAGATCGGCACCGAGGACGAGATCTACGAGCGGGCCACCCACCCGTACACCCAGGCTCTGCTCTCCGCCGTGCCGGTGCCCGACCCGGAGGCCCGCGACCAGCGCACCATGATCCGGCTGGTCGGCGACGTGCCCAGCCCGGCCGACCCGCCGAGCGGGTGCCACTTCCGCACCCGCTGCTGGAAGGCCCAGGACATCTGCGCCAAGGAAGATCCGCAAGCGGTCCCGAGGGCGGCCGACCCGCACCCGTCCGCCTGCCACTTCGCCGAACTCCACCCCACACCCTGA